From Pseudonocardia autotrophica, one genomic window encodes:
- a CDS encoding transglutaminase TgpA family protein, with product MSAPTTIPPTAATPAQGSPPAPPPGSALLGPAASGLAVLLAGSATGAVVEGLGWLGYAALAVVVTAATGGLLLAVRPWLAAPGQLVALVLLGTGLFTGSGVFGVLPGPAALDELATLLGGAGTQIDAGIPPVAATPEILLLVTLGFGALTIAVFGLAVTIGAPAAAGVPLLVVFAVPVALQSDLLPWWSLVAAAAGFGVLLLLRPDRLRQAPAGVAVVAVAVAGALLVGTATTAVGTAGRFDAAGGAGAGGGADGSIGLSPFTSLRGQLTRSEPRELFRVRGMENPSYLRALTLQTYVPQEGWTAGRPRPGIPLTGPLPPSTTGPATEQTVQVENLGFRDYWLPVFGDPTAIDVGPDGWAYDAEGGIAYSERPREEDGWSQSMRLPEPSAEQLRTASGPVTVDSAYLDATGVDPRVAQIARDVSAAAANPFDRAMAIENHFTGPDSLFSYSLATAPGAGDDALVDFLTVGRTGYCEQYASAMAVMLRAVDIPARVAVGFTAGTDGADGRTISTENAHAWVEAWFPGYGWMTFDPTPLTDGQTIEPGYVQQAQEQDGGTPAQEQPAPEPAPAPPADGGDAAPEPPPPAEAQPGTTAGTGSLWGPLIVVAALVAGLVLLALSPGLWRRRQYARRAGIARAGGTGAAAAAWEEILAASRDHGVPVPPEDTVRAAAARITDRHDLSGRPAEALAELAERVEASWYGGVLPGPETLDGLVDEVRTAIAAGGASLRSRMLPPSVVPSAGRGRAAEADQADPAAARD from the coding sequence GTGAGCGCCCCGACGACGATCCCGCCGACGGCGGCCACCCCCGCGCAGGGGAGCCCGCCCGCCCCACCGCCGGGGAGTGCCCTGCTGGGGCCCGCGGCGTCCGGGCTCGCGGTGCTGCTCGCCGGTTCGGCCACCGGCGCGGTCGTCGAAGGCCTCGGCTGGCTCGGGTACGCCGCACTCGCGGTCGTGGTGACCGCCGCCACCGGCGGGCTGCTGCTGGCGGTCCGGCCGTGGCTCGCCGCACCGGGTCAGCTGGTCGCGCTGGTGCTGCTCGGCACCGGCCTGTTCACCGGCAGCGGTGTGTTCGGTGTGCTGCCGGGCCCGGCGGCGCTCGACGAGCTGGCCACCCTGCTCGGTGGCGCGGGCACCCAGATCGACGCCGGGATCCCACCGGTCGCCGCGACGCCCGAGATCCTGCTGCTGGTCACGCTCGGGTTCGGCGCGCTGACGATCGCGGTGTTCGGGCTCGCGGTGACGATCGGCGCACCCGCCGCGGCCGGTGTGCCGCTGCTCGTGGTGTTCGCGGTGCCGGTCGCGCTGCAGTCCGATCTGTTGCCGTGGTGGTCGCTGGTCGCCGCGGCCGCCGGGTTCGGTGTGCTGCTGCTCCTGCGGCCGGACCGGCTGCGGCAGGCTCCGGCGGGCGTGGCGGTGGTCGCCGTCGCGGTCGCCGGGGCGCTGCTGGTCGGGACCGCCACGACCGCCGTCGGCACCGCGGGCCGGTTCGACGCGGCCGGGGGCGCCGGTGCCGGTGGCGGCGCCGACGGGTCGATCGGGCTGAGCCCGTTCACCTCGCTGCGCGGTCAGCTGACCCGCAGCGAGCCGCGCGAGCTGTTCCGGGTCCGCGGCATGGAGAACCCCTCCTACCTGCGCGCGCTGACCCTGCAGACCTACGTGCCGCAGGAGGGCTGGACCGCGGGCAGGCCACGGCCCGGCATCCCGCTGACCGGTCCGCTCCCGCCGTCCACCACGGGGCCGGCGACCGAGCAGACGGTCCAGGTGGAGAACCTGGGGTTCCGCGACTACTGGCTGCCGGTGTTCGGGGATCCGACCGCGATCGACGTCGGCCCGGACGGCTGGGCCTACGACGCGGAGGGCGGCATCGCCTACAGCGAACGCCCGCGCGAGGAGGACGGGTGGTCGCAGTCCATGCGCCTGCCCGAGCCCTCCGCCGAGCAGCTGCGCACCGCCTCCGGGCCGGTCACCGTCGACAGCGCCTATCTCGATGCCACCGGCGTCGATCCGCGGGTGGCGCAGATCGCGCGGGACGTCAGCGCGGCCGCGGCGAACCCGTTCGACCGGGCGATGGCGATCGAGAACCACTTCACCGGCCCGGACTCGCTGTTCAGCTACAGCCTCGCGACCGCGCCGGGCGCCGGCGACGACGCGCTGGTCGACTTCCTGACCGTCGGGCGGACCGGCTACTGCGAGCAGTACGCCTCGGCCATGGCGGTGATGCTGCGGGCCGTCGACATACCGGCCCGGGTGGCGGTCGGATTCACCGCGGGCACCGACGGGGCGGACGGCCGCACGATCTCCACCGAGAACGCGCACGCCTGGGTCGAGGCCTGGTTCCCCGGCTACGGCTGGATGACGTTCGACCCGACACCGCTGACCGACGGACAGACCATCGAGCCCGGCTACGTCCAGCAGGCGCAGGAGCAGGACGGCGGCACCCCGGCGCAGGAGCAGCCCGCGCCGGAACCCGCTCCCGCTCCCCCGGCGGACGGCGGGGACGCCGCACCCGAGCCCCCGCCGCCGGCCGAGGCACAGCCGGGGACGACGGCCGGGACCGGTTCACTGTGGGGCCCACTGATCGTCGTCGCGGCGCTGGTGGCCGGGCTGGTGCTGCTCGCGCTGTCGCCCGGGCTGTGGCGGCGGCGCCAGTACGCCCGCCGGGCCGGGATCGCCCGCGCCGGTGGGACGGGTGCCGCCGCGGCCGCGTGGGAGGAGATCCTGGCCGCGTCCCGGGACCACGGTGTCCCGGTGCCGCCCGAGGACACCGTCCGCGCGGCCGCCGCCCGGATCACCGACCGGCACGATCTGAGCGGGCGCCCGGCCGAGGCGCTCGCCGAGCTCGCCGAGCGGGTGGAGGCGAGCTGGTACGGCGGGGTGCTCCCCGGGCCGGAGACCCTCGACGGCCTGGTCGACGAGGTCCGGACGGCGATCGCCGCCGGCGGCGCCTCGCTGCGTTCCCGGATGCTGCCGCCGTCAGTGGTGCCGTCGGCCGGGCGGGGCCGTGCCGCCGAGGCCGACCAGGCCGATCCGGCGGCCGCCCGGGACTGA